A DNA window from Aureibaculum sp. 2308TA14-22 contains the following coding sequences:
- a CDS encoding TetR/AcrR family transcriptional regulator — protein sequence MKEKILDIATDLFLSYGFKSVTMDDIAHKMGISKKTIYQHYPNKTQLVEATTMHTFGMINSGIDNICELKKNPIEEIYDIKQFVMDHLKDEKSSPQYQLQKYYPKIFTTLKAKQFEVMLDCVSENLNRGIELKLYRETIDVEFISKIYFAGVMSIKDNDIFSPQKFSKKILMEYFLEYHLRGICTTKGLEKLNMIIDKKQLI from the coding sequence ATGAAAGAAAAAATATTAGATATTGCTACTGATTTGTTTCTTAGTTACGGGTTTAAAAGCGTAACAATGGATGATATTGCCCATAAAATGGGAATTTCGAAAAAAACAATATACCAACATTATCCTAACAAAACTCAATTAGTTGAGGCAACTACGATGCATACTTTTGGTATGATTAATAGCGGAATAGATAATATTTGTGAACTTAAAAAAAATCCTATTGAAGAAATCTATGACATCAAACAGTTTGTTATGGATCATTTAAAAGATGAAAAATCATCGCCACAATATCAATTGCAAAAATACTATCCTAAAATATTTACTACACTTAAAGCAAAACAATTTGAAGTAATGTTAGATTGTGTAAGCGAAAATTTAAATAGAGGGATTGAATTAAAGTTGTATAGAGAGACTATTGATGTTGAGTTCATTTCTAAAATATATTTTGCTGGTGTAATGTCTATTAAGGACAATGATATTTTTTCACCTCAGAAATTCTCAAAAAAAATACTTATGGAATATTTTTTAGAATATCATTTACGGGGAATATGTACAACTAAAGGATTAGAAAAATTAAACATGATTATTGATAAAAAACAACTGATATAG
- a CDS encoding polyprenyl synthetase family protein, with protein MKLDSYKTLFLQHLSKKIEIKEPVNLYEPIYYILNLGGKRLRPILCLLSCDIFGGKVNEALDAALAIEMFHNFSLIHDDIMDAAPLRRGKATVHEKWNINTGILSGDALLVWAKQLLESYEGNKYKALNTLFTKTALEVCEGQQYDFDFESTFNVNVTEYIAMITQKTAVLVAASLKFGAIIADANEEDSENIYNYGLNLGIAFQLQDDYLDVYGKEDFGKQKAGDIIENKKTFLFLKALQLAEEEDKVKLLNLYSSKEYSESKIENVIALFNTYNIPTLIESEIEKYTMKAISCVNSLSVNQSKKEGLMSFAKQLMDRKI; from the coding sequence TTGAAACTAGACAGTTATAAAACACTTTTTTTACAACATTTATCTAAAAAAATAGAAATAAAAGAACCCGTAAATTTATATGAGCCTATTTATTACATATTAAATTTGGGTGGAAAAAGACTGAGGCCCATTTTATGTTTGTTAAGTTGCGATATTTTTGGAGGCAAGGTAAATGAAGCATTAGATGCCGCCTTGGCAATTGAAATGTTCCATAATTTTTCTTTAATCCACGACGATATTATGGATGCTGCCCCATTAAGAAGGGGTAAGGCAACAGTGCACGAAAAATGGAACATCAATACTGGTATTTTGTCAGGAGATGCATTATTAGTTTGGGCAAAACAACTACTAGAATCTTATGAAGGCAACAAGTATAAGGCATTAAATACATTATTTACAAAGACGGCGTTAGAGGTTTGTGAAGGTCAACAGTACGATTTTGATTTTGAATCTACTTTTAATGTTAATGTTACTGAGTACATAGCAATGATTACACAAAAAACAGCCGTGTTGGTGGCTGCATCATTAAAGTTTGGAGCTATAATAGCAGATGCTAATGAAGAAGATTCTGAAAATATTTATAATTATGGACTAAATCTGGGAATAGCATTTCAGTTACAAGACGACTATTTAGATGTATATGGTAAAGAAGATTTTGGTAAACAGAAAGCGGGAGATATTATTGAAAATAAGAAAACGTTTTTGTTTTTAAAAGCATTGCAATTAGCTGAGGAAGAGGATAAAGTAAAATTATTAAATTTATACAGTTCAAAAGAGTATTCAGAAAGTAAAATTGAAAATGTAATAGCTTTATTTAATACATATAACATACCAACTCTAATTGAATCAGAAATTGAAAAATACACTATGAAAGCTATTAGTTGCGTAAATAGTTTATCAGTTAATCAGAGCAAAAAAGAAGGTTTGATGAGTTTTGCAAAACAATTAATGGATAGAAAAATATAA
- a CDS encoding PID-CTERM protein-sorting domain-containing protein, which translates to MFRKYITLISVALLIFISSSVFAQGSGPPAPGGAPGDCPACPPSDLPIDGGLGVLLAIGIGYAVKKLRKED; encoded by the coding sequence ATGTTTAGAAAATATATAACGTTAATATCAGTTGCACTACTTATTTTTATTTCAAGTAGTGTTTTTGCTCAAGGCTCAGGTCCGCCCGCCCCGGGTGGAGCTCCAGGAGATTGTCCAGCTTGTCCTCCATCAGACCTTCCTATTGACGGAGGGCTTGGCGTTTTACTTGCTATTGGCATAGGCTATGCAGTTAAGAAATTAAGAAAAGAAGATTAG
- a CDS encoding riboflavin synthase: MFTGIIENIGNVVGLERDKTNLHITIKSKLTNELKIDQSIAHNGVCLTVVDIDKDKYTVTVIDETLSKTNLNLIKINDNINLERAMKLGDRLDGHIVQGHVDQTGKCITIEEKNGSWIFTFEYKKNKSNLTVEKGSITINGVSLTVLNSGKNKFSVAIIPYTYANTNFNTLKANDLVNLEFDVIGKYVARLATSYDS, translated from the coding sequence ATGTTTACAGGAATTATAGAAAATATAGGTAATGTAGTTGGCTTGGAAAGGGATAAAACCAATCTTCATATCACTATAAAAAGCAAATTGACCAATGAGTTAAAAATTGACCAGAGCATTGCCCATAATGGTGTTTGTTTGACTGTGGTAGATATTGATAAAGATAAATATACAGTAACAGTTATTGACGAAACATTATCTAAAACTAATTTAAATTTAATCAAAATAAATGACAACATCAATCTAGAAAGAGCTATGAAGTTGGGTGATCGGCTAGATGGGCATATAGTTCAAGGTCATGTTGATCAAACTGGAAAATGTATTACCATAGAAGAAAAAAACGGGAGTTGGATTTTCACTTTTGAGTACAAAAAAAATAAAAGCAATCTTACTGTAGAAAAAGGATCAATAACAATAAACGGTGTAAGCTTAACCGTACTAAATTCTGGTAAAAATAAGTTTAGTGTGGCAATAATACCTTATACATATGCAAATACTAATTTCAATACACTAAAGGCAAATGATTTGGTGAATTTAGAATTTGACGTAATTGGGAAATATGTTGCTAGGCTTGCAACATCATATGATAGCTAA
- the pdxA gene encoding 4-hydroxythreonine-4-phosphate dehydrogenase PdxA → MKKNETIKVGISVGDINSIGIEIILKTFEDNRMLELCTPVIFASNKLFSTHKKELNIHTRTHGVDTISKCVPNKVNLVNVWKEQVEVEFGKETKNGGKYAFLSLQAALKALNKNEIDVLVTAPINKHNIQSEDFKFNGHTEYLEANLEGKSLMILMTDELKIGLITGHIPVQKIAETITPELIESKIDLMYNSLLQDFKINKPKIAVLGLNPHCGDNGVIGDEDDKLIKPTLEKIQVNGKLVYGPFSADSFFGSSSYKNFDGILAMYHDQGLAPFKTLAFGKGVNFTAGLNKIRTSPDHGTAFEIAGKGVADNSSFKEALYTAIDVFKNRLEFEELSENKLRTRK, encoded by the coding sequence ATGAAGAAAAATGAAACCATAAAAGTAGGCATCTCGGTTGGAGACATAAATAGTATTGGTATAGAAATTATACTAAAGACATTTGAAGATAATAGAATGTTAGAATTGTGTACACCCGTTATTTTTGCTTCAAATAAATTATTTTCAACTCATAAAAAAGAATTGAATATTCATACGCGAACACATGGAGTTGATACGATTTCTAAATGTGTGCCCAACAAAGTTAATTTGGTTAATGTCTGGAAAGAACAAGTTGAGGTTGAGTTTGGAAAGGAAACTAAAAATGGCGGAAAATATGCTTTTTTATCGCTACAAGCCGCATTAAAAGCTCTAAACAAAAACGAAATTGATGTTTTGGTGACCGCACCAATAAATAAACACAACATTCAATCCGAAGATTTTAAATTTAATGGGCATACCGAGTACTTAGAAGCAAATTTGGAAGGTAAGAGTTTAATGATTTTAATGACCGATGAACTTAAAATAGGTTTGATTACTGGTCATATTCCAGTACAAAAAATAGCAGAAACCATTACGCCTGAGTTAATAGAGAGTAAAATTGACCTAATGTATAACTCGCTTTTACAAGATTTTAAAATCAACAAACCGAAAATTGCAGTGTTAGGGTTAAATCCGCATTGTGGCGATAATGGTGTAATTGGAGATGAAGACGACAAACTTATCAAACCTACTTTAGAAAAAATTCAAGTAAATGGAAAGTTAGTTTATGGTCCTTTTTCTGCGGATAGTTTTTTTGGTTCGAGTTCCTATAAAAATTTTGATGGTATTTTGGCGATGTATCACGATCAAGGTCTAGCACCTTTCAAAACACTAGCCTTTGGTAAGGGTGTAAATTTTACGGCAGGTTTAAATAAAATCAGAACTTCGCCAGATCATGGTACGGCTTTTGAAATTGCAGGGAAAGGAGTAGCTGATAATAGTTCTTTTAAAGAAGCTCTTTACACGGCTATTGATGTTTTTAAGAACAGATTGGAGTTTGAAGAGTTGTCAGAAAATAAATTACGTACTAGAAAATAA
- a CDS encoding YceD family protein: MEKKMFVIPFKGLKEKKHQFEYKISQEFFEFYQYDDVSNADIALHLDFNKKSTLIEVHFMSKGIIEVSCDLTNEPYWQPIKAELDLVIKFGDTYNDEDIDILILPHGEYEVDLSQYIYEMIVLAIPTKKIHPGVKDGTLKSEILNKLEELKPKIESKNNKSSDPRWDKLKGLITDKKE; this comes from the coding sequence ATGGAAAAGAAAATGTTTGTAATTCCGTTTAAGGGGTTAAAAGAAAAAAAACATCAATTTGAGTATAAAATAAGTCAAGAGTTCTTTGAGTTTTATCAATATGATGATGTTAGCAATGCAGATATAGCGTTGCATTTAGACTTTAATAAAAAGAGTACATTAATTGAGGTACATTTTATGTCTAAAGGTATTATAGAAGTGTCTTGCGATTTGACCAACGAGCCTTATTGGCAACCGATTAAAGCCGAGCTAGATTTGGTTATTAAATTTGGTGATACATATAATGACGAAGATATTGATATTCTGATATTACCGCACGGTGAGTATGAAGTAGATCTTTCGCAGTATATCTATGAAATGATAGTATTGGCAATACCTACAAAAAAAATTCATCCAGGAGTAAAAGATGGTACGTTAAAATCAGAAATATTAAATAAACTGGAAGAGTTAAAACCGAAAATAGAAAGTAAAAATAATAAAAGTTCTGACCCTAGGTGGGATAAATTAAAAGGACTTATAACAGATAAAAAAGAATAA
- the rpmF gene encoding 50S ribosomal protein L32: MAHPKRKISKQRRDKRRTHYKAATPQIAKDPTTGEAHLYHRAHWHEGKLYYRGQIVIDSEESAA, encoded by the coding sequence ATGGCACATCCTAAAAGAAAAATTTCTAAGCAAAGAAGAGATAAAAGAAGAACGCACTATAAAGCAGCAACTCCTCAAATTGCAAAAGATCCTACAACAGGTGAAGCACATTTATATCATAGAGCTCATTGGCACGAGGGTAAATTATATTACCGTGGTCAAATAGTGATTGATAGTGAAGAGTCTGCTGCTTAG
- a CDS encoding beta-ketoacyl-ACP synthase III, translating to MTKITAAITAVGKYVPDHVLTNQMLETMVETNDEWITTRTGIKERRILKEPGKGTSFLAIKAAENLISKSNLDPKEIDLVIVGTATPDMQAASTAAFVASEIGATEAFSFDLESACSSFLYGMSTAASYIESGRYKKVLLIGADMNSSMIDYTDRITCIIFGDGAGAVLFEPNTDGLGLQDEYLRSDGKGREFLNVAAGGSILPASEETVKNKQHFVRQEGRTVFKFAVSNMADVSEKILERNNLTKDDIAWLAPHQANNRIIEATANRIGLDMDNVMVNIHKYGNTTSATLPLLLADYENQLRKGDNIIFAAFGGGFTWGAIYLKWAYNS from the coding sequence ATGACTAAAATTACTGCTGCAATTACAGCTGTTGGGAAATATGTTCCTGACCATGTACTAACAAATCAGATGTTAGAAACCATGGTAGAAACCAATGACGAATGGATTACTACACGTACAGGCATTAAAGAACGAAGAATATTAAAAGAACCAGGAAAAGGAACCTCATTTTTAGCCATAAAAGCGGCTGAAAATTTAATTTCTAAATCTAATTTAGATCCTAAAGAAATTGATTTGGTTATTGTGGGTACTGCAACACCAGATATGCAGGCAGCGTCAACAGCAGCTTTTGTAGCTTCAGAAATTGGAGCCACAGAAGCTTTTTCATTTGATCTAGAGTCTGCTTGCTCAAGTTTTTTGTATGGAATGTCAACAGCAGCCAGTTACATAGAATCTGGAAGGTATAAAAAAGTATTGCTCATTGGAGCAGACATGAATTCTTCAATGATAGATTATACAGATAGAATAACATGTATAATATTTGGCGATGGAGCTGGAGCTGTATTGTTTGAACCTAATACAGATGGTTTAGGTTTGCAAGATGAGTATTTAAGAAGTGATGGCAAGGGTAGAGAGTTTTTGAATGTAGCCGCTGGAGGCTCAATTTTGCCAGCATCGGAAGAGACGGTTAAAAACAAACAGCATTTTGTACGTCAAGAAGGAAGAACGGTTTTTAAATTTGCGGTATCGAATATGGCTGATGTTAGTGAAAAAATACTGGAAAGAAACAATTTGACCAAGGATGATATTGCTTGGTTGGCACCACATCAGGCAAATAACAGAATTATTGAAGCAACTGCTAATAGAATTGGGCTAGATATGGATAATGTAATGGTAAATATCCATAAATATGGTAATACCACATCTGCCACACTACCACTTTTATTAGCTGATTACGAAAATCAACTCCGTAAAGGAGATAATATAATTTTTGCCGCATTTGGTGGTGGCTTCACTTGGGGAGCCATCTATTTAAAATGGGCATATAACTCATAA
- the accB gene encoding acetyl-CoA carboxylase biotin carboxyl carrier protein: protein MDLKEIQNLIKFVAKSGANEVKLEMEDVKITIKTGAGKTETTIVQQAPAVPIQAAPAPAQAPAVTTDKPAEPTKDDDSKYITIKSPIIGTFYRRPSPDKPIFVEVGSTINVGDTVCIIEAMKLFNEIESEVSGKIVKILVDDSSPVEFDQPLFLVDPS from the coding sequence ATGGATTTAAAAGAAATTCAAAACTTAATTAAGTTCGTTGCAAAGTCTGGTGCAAACGAAGTTAAATTAGAAATGGAAGATGTTAAAATCACCATTAAGACCGGTGCTGGAAAAACCGAAACTACTATTGTTCAACAAGCTCCTGCGGTTCCTATTCAGGCAGCTCCGGCTCCAGCTCAAGCACCAGCAGTCACAACAGACAAACCAGCTGAACCTACAAAGGATGATGACTCAAAGTATATTACTATAAAATCACCAATTATAGGCACTTTTTACAGAAGACCTTCACCAGACAAACCAATTTTTGTTGAAGTGGGTAGCACAATCAATGTAGGCGATACTGTATGTATTATTGAGGCTATGAAATTGTTTAATGAAATTGAATCTGAAGTTTCAGGTAAAATTGTTAAAATTTTAGTAGATGACTCTTCTCCAGTAGAATTTGATCAACCATTATTTTTAGTTGATCCATCATAA
- the accC gene encoding acetyl-CoA carboxylase biotin carboxylase subunit, with amino-acid sequence MFKKILIANRGEIALRVIRTCKEMGIKTVAVYSTADSESLHVRFADEAVCIGPPSSSESYLKMSNIMAAAEITNADAIHPGYGFLSENAKFSKMCAEHDIKFIGASPEMIDRMGDKASAKATMKAAGVPCVPGSDGIIEDFEACQKIAKDTGYPVMLKATAGGGGKGMRAVWKEEDLKKAWDSARQESKAAFGNDSMYMEKLIEEPRHIEIQIVGDSYGKACHLSERDCSVQRRHQKLTEETPSPFMTKPLRKKMGEAAVKAAEFIKYEGAGTVEFLVDKHRNFYFMEMNTRIQVEHPITEQVIDFDLIQEQILVAAGVPISGKNYTPKLHSIECRINAEDPYNDFRPSPGRITTLHSPGGHGVRLDTHVYADYIIPPYYDSMIAKLITTAQTREEAINKMKRALDEFVIEGIKTTIPFHRQLMDHPDYLAGNYTTKFMEDFEMSEE; translated from the coding sequence ATGTTTAAAAAAATACTTATTGCAAATAGAGGCGAGATAGCACTTCGTGTTATACGAACTTGTAAAGAAATGGGCATAAAAACTGTAGCTGTGTATTCAACTGCAGATTCTGAAAGTTTGCATGTTAGGTTTGCTGATGAAGCTGTTTGTATAGGGCCTCCTTCAAGTAGTGAATCCTATCTGAAAATGTCAAATATTATGGCCGCGGCAGAAATTACCAATGCTGATGCCATACATCCGGGTTACGGATTTTTATCAGAAAACGCCAAATTTTCAAAAATGTGTGCTGAGCATGATATAAAATTTATTGGAGCTTCTCCCGAAATGATAGATAGGATGGGAGATAAAGCTTCTGCAAAAGCTACTATGAAAGCCGCTGGCGTACCTTGTGTTCCCGGTAGTGATGGTATAATTGAAGATTTTGAAGCTTGTCAAAAAATAGCTAAAGACACCGGCTATCCAGTTATGTTAAAAGCAACAGCTGGTGGAGGAGGAAAAGGTATGCGTGCTGTTTGGAAAGAAGAAGATCTAAAAAAGGCATGGGATTCCGCTCGACAAGAATCTAAAGCCGCTTTTGGAAATGATAGTATGTATATGGAAAAGTTGATAGAAGAGCCACGCCATATAGAAATACAGATTGTTGGTGATTCTTATGGAAAAGCATGTCATTTGTCAGAAAGAGATTGTTCGGTACAACGCCGACATCAAAAGTTAACAGAAGAAACACCTTCGCCGTTCATGACCAAGCCATTGCGTAAAAAAATGGGTGAAGCTGCGGTTAAAGCAGCTGAGTTTATAAAATATGAAGGTGCGGGTACTGTAGAGTTTTTAGTAGATAAACATAGAAACTTCTATTTTATGGAAATGAATACTAGAATTCAAGTAGAGCACCCAATTACCGAACAGGTTATAGATTTTGACCTGATTCAAGAGCAGATATTGGTTGCTGCGGGCGTACCTATTTCTGGAAAAAATTACACACCTAAATTACATTCAATAGAATGTAGGATTAATGCAGAAGATCCTTATAACGACTTTAGGCCTTCACCGGGTAGAATTACAACGTTGCACTCACCGGGTGGGCATGGAGTTAGATTGGATACACATGTTTACGCAGATTATATAATACCACCATATTACGATTCGATGATTGCTAAGTTAATTACTACAGCTCAAACTAGGGAAGAGGCGATTAATAAAATGAAAAGAGCTTTAGATGAGTTTGTTATTGAAGGCATTAAAACAACTATTCCTTTTCACAGACAATTGATGGATCACCCAGACTATTTAGCGGGTAACTATACTACAAAATTCATGGAAGATTTTGAGATGAGTGAAGAATAG
- a CDS encoding Lrp/AsnC ligand binding domain-containing protein yields MKGKDLHIDGIDKIILKSLMEDARAPILSIAREVGISGAAIHQRLRKLEKSGLIAGSKFVINPKVLGYKTLAFVGIFLDTTSTYKEALKRLKEIDEVIESHYTTGNYAIFVKILCKDNEHLMQVLNKQIQGIKGVSRTETFISLDQQIDRQLKI; encoded by the coding sequence ATGAAAGGAAAAGACTTACATATTGACGGTATTGATAAAATTATCCTTAAAAGTTTAATGGAAGATGCTAGAGCACCAATACTTAGTATTGCTAGAGAGGTAGGTATTTCCGGAGCAGCTATTCATCAAAGATTACGTAAATTAGAAAAATCAGGATTAATTGCAGGATCAAAATTTGTTATTAATCCAAAGGTTCTTGGATATAAAACGTTAGCTTTCGTAGGTATTTTTTTAGACACTACCAGTACATACAAAGAGGCATTAAAAAGGCTGAAAGAAATTGATGAGGTAATAGAAAGTCATTATACTACAGGTAATTACGCCATCTTCGTAAAAATATTATGTAAGGATAACGAACACTTAATGCAAGTATTGAATAAACAGATTCAGGGTATTAAAGGTGTTTCAAGAACAGAAACATTTATTTCGCTTGATCAACAAATAGACAGACAGCTTAAAATATAG
- a CDS encoding zinc metallopeptidase: MIGFYVLIGAISLVSWLISNKLKSKFKHYSKVQLRNGMSGAEIATKMLADHGITNVEVISTPGMLTDHYNPAKKTVNLSEGVYNQRNAAAAAVAAHEVGHAVQHAQAYQWLTMRSKLVPAVSITSKFSQYMVIGGIILGAATSGTTGGLGFWIAIAGLAFMALGTIFSFITLPVEYDASNRALAWLKNKNMVSQEEYKGSEDALKWAARTYLVAALGSLAMLLYWGLQILGSRD; encoded by the coding sequence ATGATAGGATTTTATGTATTAATAGGTGCGATTTCTTTAGTGAGTTGGCTGATAAGTAACAAGCTTAAAAGTAAATTCAAACATTATTCTAAGGTACAGCTTAGAAATGGTATGAGCGGTGCTGAAATTGCAACAAAAATGTTAGCGGATCATGGTATTACCAATGTCGAAGTAATTTCAACACCTGGTATGTTAACAGACCACTATAACCCAGCGAAGAAAACAGTAAATTTAAGCGAAGGCGTTTACAACCAACGCAATGCAGCTGCAGCCGCAGTTGCAGCACACGAGGTTGGACATGCGGTGCAGCATGCACAAGCTTACCAATGGCTTACTATGCGTTCTAAATTAGTACCAGCCGTAAGTATTACTTCAAAATTTTCACAGTATATGGTTATAGGTGGTATTATTTTGGGTGCAGCAACAAGCGGAACTACAGGAGGGTTAGGTTTCTGGATTGCCATAGCTGGTTTAGCTTTTATGGCATTAGGCACCATTTTTAGTTTTATTACACTACCCGTTGAATATGATGCTAGTAACCGTGCATTAGCTTGGTTGAAGAATAAAAATATGGTGAGCCAAGAAGAATATAAAGGTTCAGAAGATGCACTAAAATGGGCTGCTAGAACCTATTTAGTAGCTGCTTTAGGGTCTTTGGCAATGCTTCTATATTGGGGACTTCAAATTTTAGGAAGTAGGGATTAG
- a CDS encoding asparaginase, with product MTTKPELLLIYTGGTIGMIKDYESDALKAFDFNHLFEKIPELKQLHCNVESISFDEPIDSSNMNANYLIQILEIIERYYYKKDGFVVLTGSDTMSYTSSAISFMIENLKKPIIFTGSQLPIGDLRTDAKENLITAIQIASATNNKNEAIITEVGLYFEYKLYRANRTTKINAEQFEAFASANYPPIAESGVHLKFENHLLLKPENQKETLFRKNLDTNIVVLKLFPGITEAVVKSILEIPNLKGAILETYGSGNAPTDSWFLSLIKKAMDNGIQIVDVTQCIGGSVILGQYGTSVQLKKMNLINGKDITTESAVAKLMYLLGENIEPKVFKTIFETSLRGEMS from the coding sequence ATGACAACCAAACCAGAATTATTATTAATTTATACAGGAGGTACCATAGGTATGATAAAGGATTACGAGTCAGATGCTTTAAAGGCATTTGATTTTAATCATTTATTTGAAAAAATACCAGAGTTAAAGCAATTGCATTGCAATGTAGAAAGCATCTCGTTTGATGAGCCAATAGATTCCTCAAACATGAATGCTAATTATTTGATTCAAATACTTGAGATTATAGAAAGGTACTATTATAAAAAAGACGGTTTTGTTGTGCTTACAGGTTCAGATACAATGTCATACACATCTTCTGCTATTAGTTTTATGATAGAAAACCTTAAAAAACCAATCATTTTTACAGGTTCTCAATTGCCAATTGGAGATTTACGCACAGACGCAAAGGAAAATTTAATAACAGCCATACAAATTGCATCAGCAACAAATAATAAAAATGAAGCTATCATCACCGAAGTAGGTTTGTATTTTGAATATAAATTGTACAGAGCTAATAGAACCACGAAAATTAATGCAGAACAGTTTGAAGCTTTTGCTTCTGCTAATTACCCTCCTATTGCAGAAAGTGGGGTTCATTTAAAATTTGAAAATCACCTTTTGCTAAAACCAGAAAACCAAAAAGAGACTTTATTTAGGAAAAATTTAGACACTAATATTGTTGTTCTAAAGCTTTTTCCTGGCATTACCGAAGCCGTTGTAAAATCTATTTTAGAGATTCCGAACCTTAAAGGTGCTATTTTAGAAACGTATGGTTCGGGCAATGCACCAACTGATAGTTGGTTCTTGTCACTCATTAAAAAAGCAATGGATAATGGAATACAAATAGTAGATGTTACCCAATGTATTGGAGGTAGCGTAATTCTGGGTCAATACGGTACAAGTGTACAGTTAAAAAAAATGAACCTGATAAACGGCAAGGACATTACAACGGAATCTGCTGTTGCCAAACTGATGTATTTATTGGGTGAAAATATAGAACCAAAAGTTTTTAAGACCATTTTTGAAACTTCTTTAAGAGGAGAAATGAGTTAA
- a CDS encoding MotA/TolQ/ExbB proton channel family protein, translating into MKKLLTILAITGLLFLGTVQNSHAFTTVQTEQAAEDTAEAKTFHQILKQRFIEGGPFFMGIVLITLILGLAIAIERIIYLNMASTNTKKLVNSVDEALSSGGVEAAKEVCRNTKGPVASIFYQGLDRMDEGVEQAEKAVVSYGGVQMGLLEKNISWLSLFIALAPMLGFMGTVIGMISAFDSIQAANDISPGVVAGGIKVALLTTVFGLIVAIILQIFYNYIISKVDSIVNNMEDASISLVDLLIRHKK; encoded by the coding sequence ATGAAAAAACTACTTACTATCCTCGCAATCACAGGATTATTATTTCTAGGTACAGTACAAAACAGTCATGCATTTACAACTGTTCAAACTGAGCAAGCTGCTGAAGACACAGCTGAAGCTAAAACATTTCACCAAATTTTAAAACAACGTTTTATTGAAGGTGGCCCTTTCTTTATGGGAATTGTATTAATTACCTTAATACTAGGATTGGCAATTGCTATTGAAAGAATTATTTATTTGAACATGGCTAGTACCAATACAAAAAAATTAGTAAACAGTGTTGATGAAGCACTATCATCTGGTGGAGTTGAAGCTGCAAAGGAAGTTTGTAGAAATACAAAAGGACCAGTTGCCTCAATTTTCTATCAAGGTTTAGATAGAATGGACGAAGGTGTAGAGCAAGCTGAAAAAGCTGTAGTGAGTTATGGTGGAGTACAAATGGGTCTATTAGAGAAAAACATTTCTTGGTTATCTCTATTTATTGCCTTGGCACCGATGCTTGGGTTTATGGGTACGGTAATTGGTATGATTAGTGCATTTGACTCTATTCAAGCTGCTAACGATATTTCTCCTGGAGTTGTTGCTGGTGGTATTAAAGTGGCACTTTTAACTACGGTATTTGGTCTTATTGTGGCTATTATACTTCAAATATTTTATAACTACATTATTTCTAAAGTAGATAGTATTGTAAACAATATGGAAGATGCTTCAATTTCTTTAGTAGATTTATTAATCAGACACAAAAAATAA